A single genomic interval of Helicoverpa armigera isolate CAAS_96S chromosome 13, ASM3070526v1, whole genome shotgun sequence harbors:
- the LOC110376887 gene encoding WD repeat-containing protein on Y chromosome, whose product MARESEVRSLLTLSSKSEDSSALAARLRWRNAALHDRCNMKDMERIKEAFEESYNNKMGPLEFRDLLKTLLNVEYDDEEFNILFMKMNTSRSGEVDWEELVSHLILGYFGNDAENQRESLQPPIMGLPTILRSQHRHPISRICFCPDVEKDRSTDPMQGSYITASRDGMINWWSLDMKLLRTAYSSSPHLKVRSTWVTDMVCMPDVNIIVTSSTERDLRFYDCTAKTFSLKIVITSWEYMICTMYYHFSEDINEQCMLICGDVGGNVRVLLFSPVARGPFKNEAGRASITLRHVDLQRRPSMLPELHLIELPRLHAEWVRQVSYYKSLHCVVSCATCPDALLMCDIHGSKTHNMFKVEKGIQCFTFDEEAHVLVTGGPDCSVRVWNPFVPAKPSVTFIGHHAGITCIVLQNKGQTIYSLSRDRAIKVWDVQGQVCIQSYIDVPSVIGERTPISAVYNPATREFILAAIKIAIVVLDEQLNPLHTDGFTHSRAVSKILYNPLFKVIITCGLDSIIIVWNPVTGKRNVLIRDAHVRMLHAETVPVEITAACFNPGNLLLLSGARTGELKVWNFNTGLCLRVMTIEHMCEVTGCFWVEGRILAIGWNRHVVEFEDTGMATSGKIWETRHTDDVLAAAVRPPLTIATASYNSELVLWKLETGQPYRRFSCTEPTLRIKMVYSKRESIKPVTNASERLSLRKSSGIRKPGMGGARESVDPSAAIKKATARRVSTVSMPTRAQNMRHLAVHAMIFLHTRPQQMHVASLLLALENGTVQCWSDHSAGGYQGAFQAIHMAGDYVSSMTTDIANEFLFTATTQGYVKVWLLSNYLINRPVHVNMPRLRLMFPFLWRDRIEGRAKRSTRDQPLPLLLNSYRAHLRCVTSLAYIDEMKLLFTGSSDYSVRVWRLSGEYLQTLGSFLPWTLEVTRFPPDVQKVASFTTFKVWRGGYVSRYVPGQKEVDKLRDITEHELKHKTFGAAPNEPLLGQYFTLPVRPDRQESMVLDVSLPVIPIYTHLRMSSTTPVRRAATPELVRETRLRRLNSKKGRDPEVQVTQLQIQLPLRQTDSADPSKC is encoded by the exons ATGGCACGCGAAAGTGAAGTAAGGTCGTTGTTGACGTTATCGTCGAAGTCGGAAGACAGCTCGGCGCTGGCGGCGCGTCTGCGCTGGCGCAACGCCGCCCTGCATGACCGCTGCAACATGAAAGATATGGAAAGGATAAAGGAAGCTTTTGAAGAGTCCTACAATAACAAAATGGGGCCTCTTGAGTTTAGAGACTTACTGAAGACGTTGCTCAACGTGGAGTATGATGATGAAGAGTTTAACATTCTCTTTATGAAG ATGAACACAAGTCGCTCGGGCGAGGTGGATTGGGAAGAGCTGGTGTCACACCTGATCCTGGGCTATTTCGGCAACGATGCGGAGAACCAGCGGGAGTCGCTGCAGCCTCCTATCATGGGCTTGCCGACTATCTTGCGCTCACAGCACAGGCACCCCATTTCCCGGATATGTTTCTGCCCTGATGTCGAAAAA GACCGCAGCACAGACCCGATGCAAGGTTCGTACATAACGGCCAGTCGCGACGGCATGATCAACTGGTGGTCGCTCGACATGAAGCTATTGCGGACTGCTTACTCTTCAAGtc CTCACCTCAAGGTGCGCTCGACGTGGGTGACGGACATGGTGTGCATGCCGGATGTGAACATCATCGTCACCAGCTCCACGGAGCGCGATCTGCGCTTCTACGACTGCACTGCTAAAACGTTCTCATTGAAGATTGTCATCACCAGTTGGGAGTATATG ATCTGCACAATGTACTATCACTTCAGTGAGGACATCAACGAGCAGTGCATGCTGATCTGCGGCGACGTGGGCGGCAACGTGCGCGTGCTGCTGTTCTCGCCGGTGGCGCGCGGTCCCTTCAAGAACGAGGCCGGCCGCGCCAGCATCACTCTGCGCCACGTCGACCTGCAGAGACGG CCCAGCATGCTACCGGAGCTACACCTAATAGAATTACCTCGCCTCCACGCGGAGTGGGTGCGTCAGGTGTCGTACTACAAGTCGCTGCACTGCGTGGTGTCGTGCGCCACGTGCCCCGACGCGCTGCTCATGTGCGACATACACGGCTCCAAGACGCACAACATGTTCAAAGTTGAAAAG GGTATCCAATGCTTCACGTTCGATGAGGAAGCACACGTGCTGGTGACAGGCGGCCCTGACTGCTCGGTCCGCGTGTGGAACCCCTTCGTGCCTGCCAAGCCCAGTGTGACCTTCATCGGCCACCACGCTGGGATAACGTGTATTGTACTACAGAACAAAGGACAGACCATATACTCTTTATCAAGAGACAGAGCCATTAAAGTGTGGGATGTACAAGGCCAAGTGTGCATTCAG TCCTACATCGACGTTCCATCAGTGATAGGCGAGCGCACGCCTATATCCGCGGTGTACAACCCAGCCACCCGCGAGTTCATCCTCGCAGCCATCAAGATAGCCATCGTGGTGCTGGACGAGCAGCTGAACCCGCTGCACACGGACGGGTTCACGCACTCGCGAGCTGTGTCCAAGATCCTCTACAACCCTTTGTTTAAAGTTATCATTACATGCGGTTTAGACAGCATTATTATTGTCTGGAATCCGGTGACCG GGAAACGCAATGTATTGATTCGCGACGCGCACGTCAGGATGCTACACGCTGAGACGGTCCCCGTGGAGATCACCGCAGCGTGTTTTAACCCTGGCAACCTGCTGCTTCTCAGCGGGGCCAGGACCGGCGAACTCAAG gTATGGAACTTCAACACTGGCTTGTGCTTAAGGGTAATGACGATTGAACACATGTGTGAAGTCACTGGCTGCTTCTGGGTGGAAGGAAG AATCCTAGCGATAGGATGGAACCGGCACGTGGTAGAGTTTGAGGATACAGGCATGGCGACCTCCGGCAAAATTTGGGAGACGCGTCACACAGACGACGTGCTGGCGGCGGCGGTGCGGCCCCCGCTCACCATCGCCACGGCCAGCTACAACTCCGAGCTTGTGCTGTGGAAGCTGGAGACCGGACAGCCTTACAG GCGGTTCTCTTGCACTGAGCCGACGCTGCGAATCAAAATGGTGTACAGCAAGCGCGAGTCTATCAAACCGGTGACTAACGCTAGTGAGAGACTTTCCCTGAGAAAATCCTCTGGAATTCGCAAACCTGG GATGGGTGGTGCTCGTGAAAGCGTGGACCCATCGGCGGCCATCAAGAAGGCGACGGCGCGGCGCGTGTCTACCGTGTCGATGCCGACGCGCGCGCAGAACATGCGGCACCTAGCCGTGCACGCCATGATCTTCCTGCACACGCGGCCGCAGCAAATGCACGTCG CTTCCCTCCTACTCGCGCTGGAGAACGGCACAGTGCAGTGCTGGTCAGATCACTCGGCGGGTGGATATCAAGGCGCTTTCCAAGCCATCCACATGGCAGGCGACTATGTGTCAAGCATGACGACGGACATCGCAAACGAGTTCCTCTTCACTGCTACCACACAGGGATACGTCAAAGTGTGGCTCCTGAGTAACTACCTTATTAACAGGCCG gtacatgtaaaCATGCCCCGGCTGCGCCTGATGTTCCCGTTCCTGTGGCGTGACCGCATCGAGGGTCGCGCCAAGCGCAGCACTCGCGACCAGCCCCTGCCGCTGCTGCTTAACAGCTACCGAGCCCATTTGCGCTGTGTCACTTCATTAGCATACATCGACGAGATGAAACTTCTGTTTAC CGGTAGTTCAGACTACAGCGTTCGAGTGTGGCGTTTGTCCGGTGAATACCTGCAGACGCTGGGAAGCTTCCTGCCGTGGACTCTAGAGGTGACTCGCTTCCCCCCGGACGTGCAGAAAGTCGCCAGCTTCACGACGTTCAAG GTGTGGCGCGGCGGGTACGTGTCGCGCTACGTGCCGGGGCAGAAGGAGGTGGACAAGCTGCGCGACATCACCGAACACGAGCTCAAGCATAAGACGTTCGGCGCCGCGCCCAATGAGCCGCTGCTCGGACAGTACTTCACCCTGCCAGTGCGTCCGGATCGGCAGGAATCAATGGTTCTGGACGTCTCTCTGCCTGTT ATCCCGATATATACCCACTTGCGTATGAGCTCGACGACACCGGTGCGGCGGGCGGCCACTCCCGAGCTGGTGCGTGAGACGCGGCTCAGGCGTCTCAACTCAAAGAAAGGACGAGACCCAGAGGTGCAAGTGACGCAGCTTCAGATACAATTGCCGCTGCGGCAGACCGACTCGGCCGATCCGTCCAAATGTTAG
- the LOC110376878 gene encoding WD repeat-containing protein on Y chromosome translates to MASESNVRSLLSMSSKSESSTRAFWRNAALHDRCSMQDMVAIKEAFQNAPNNQMNSLEFRNLLKTLLNVEYDDDEYKILFMKVNSSRTGTIDWDEFISHLILGYFTNDSSTQRKALEPPIMGLPVLMRSQHRHPISRICFCPDVAKDRSTDPIQGSYITASRDGMIGWWSLNMKLLRTAYSTSPYLKVRTTWVTDMVCMPDVNIIVTSSTERDLRFYDCTAKTFTLKIIITSWEYMICTMHYHFTADENDDCLLICGDVAGNIRMLLFSPHKRGPFKNEAGHSLKTIRHRDLQKRPQMLPELRLVELTRIHTEWVRQVSYYKSLHCVVSCATCPDALLMCDIHGSKTHNMFKVEKGIQCFTFEEEKHILVTGGPDCLVRVWNPFVPAKPSMTFIGHHTGIVCIVLQNKGRTIYSLSRDRTIKVWDVQSHVCLQSYIDVPAVLGERSPISAVYNPVTREFIMAAVKIAILILDEQLNPLHTDGFTHSRAVSKILYNPLFKVIITCGMDSIIINWSPTTGKSNLIIRDAHTRLLNGELIPVEITAACFDPGYQLMVTGARNGELKVWNFNTGLCMRVMTIKHMCEVTGIFWVDTRILAVGWDRVVTEFDDSGTSKTGKSWETRHNDDVLAAAVRPPLTLATASYNSELVLWKLDTGQPYRLFTCSDPTQRLKMHYRKRTSIRPVTTPFDKTPKRALGFRKPSLAARGNVNPLQAVQKATARRVSTVSVPVRAQSMRRLAVQAMLFLETRQQHPRVASLLVSVENGAVQCWSDHSAGGYQGSFQAIHMAGDYVSSLATDINNEFVFTGTTMGYLKVWLLSNYFDNKTVHINMPRLRLMFPFLWRDRIEGRAKRSTRDQPQPLLLNSYRAHLRCITTVACFDELNLICTGSSDYSVRLWRISGEYLQTLGSFVPWTLEVTRFPPDVKKIASSTTFKVLNGGVVSRYVPGQKVIDLLSDITKEELKLTYGAPPDEPLLGHHFVMPDRPEVEKPIELDVSMPRIPMYTHLRMASIQPMRRLATPELVRETRLREGLARKSPPDAVPTTHLQVQLPPTVKKS, encoded by the exons ATGGCAAGTGAAAGCAATGTCCGGTCGTTATTATCGATGTCTTCGAAGTCGGAGAGCAGCACGCGCGCCTTCTGGCGCAATGCGGCGCTGCACGACCGCTGCAGCATGCAGGACATGGTGGCCATCAAGGAGGCCTTCCAGAACGCACCCAACAATCAAATGAATTCACTTGAGTTCAGGAACTTGCTCAAGACTTTGTTAAATGTGGAATATGACGATGATGAgtacaaaatactttttatgaAG GTAAACTCCAGCCGTACGGGTACAATCGATTGGGACGAGTTCATATCACACCTGATCCTGGGCTACTTCACCAACGACTCCTCAACCCAAAGAAAAGCCCTGGAACCGCCCATTATGGGCTTGCCCGTGCTCATGCGCTCGCAACACAGACACCCTATATCCCGGATATGTTTCTGTCCCGATGTTGCCAAG GACCGCAGCACGGACCCGATACAGGGCTCGTACATAACGGCGAGCCGCGACGGCATGATCGGCTGGTGGTCGCTCAACATGAAGTTGTTAAGAACTGCTTACTCTACCAGTC CGTATCTTAAGGTGCGCACGACGTGGGTGACGGACATGGTGTGCATGCCGGACGTGAACATCATCGTCACCAGCTCCACGGAGCGCGATCTGCGCTTCTACGACTGCACCGCCAAAACCTTTACCTTGAAAATTATCATCACCAGCTGGGAGTATATg ATCTGTACGATGCACTATCACTTCACGGCGGATGAAAACGACGACTGCCTGTTGATCTGCGGCGACGTGGCCGGCAACATTCGGATGTTGCTGTTCTCTCCGCACAAGCGCGGCCCCTTCAAGAACGAAGCTGGCCACTCCTTGAAAACTATACGTCATAGAGATCTCCAGAAACGG CCTCAAATGCTACCAGAGCTACGTCTGGTGGAGTTAACTCGAATCCATACGGAGTGGGTGCGTCAGGTGTCGTACTACAAGTCGCTGCACTGCGTGGTGTCGTGCGCCACGTGCCCCGACGCGCTGCTCATGTGCGACATACACGGCTCCAAGACGCACAACATGTTCAAAGTTGAAAAG GGTATCCAATGTTTCACGTTTGAGGAGGAGAAGCacattctggtgacaggtggCCCTGACTGCTTGGTCCGCGTGTGGAACCCCTTCGTGCCCGCCAAGCCCAGCATGACCTTCATTGGACATCATACCGGCATCGTCTGCATCGTGTTGCAAAATAAAGGTCGCACTATCTACTCGTTATCTAGAGATAGAACTATCAAAGTATGGGATGTACAGAGCCACGTGTGCCTTCAG TCCTATATCGACGTGCCGGCGGTCCTGGGCGAGCGTTCGCCTATTTCTGCGGTGTACAACCCAGTCACGCGCGAGTTCATTATGGCAGCCGTCAAAATAGCCATTCTCATACTGGACGAGCAGCTGAACCCGCTGCACACGGACGGGTTCACGCACTCGCGAGCTGTGTCCAAGATCCTCTATAATCCTCTGTTCAAAGTTATCATTACGTGCGGCATGGATAGCATCATCATCAATTGGAGTCCTACCACTG GCAAAAGCAATCTGATTATTCGTGACGCGCATACTCGTCTGCTGAATGGTGAGCTCATCCCTGTGGAGATCACTGCGGCGTGTTTTGACCCTGGCTACCAACTTATGGTCACCGGTGCAAGGAACGGAGAGCTCAAG GTTTGGAACTTCAACACGGGTTTGTGCATGAGAGTGATGACCATTAAACACATGTGCGAAGTAACCGGCATCTTTTGGGTGGATACGAG GATTTTGGCAGTTGGGTGGGATCGCGTTGTGACAGAATTCGATGATTCCGGCACGTCGAAGACCGGCAAGAGCTGGGAGACCAGACACAATGATGACGTGCTGGCGGCGGCGGTGCGGCCGCCGCTCACGCTGGCCACGGCCAGCTACAACTCCGAGCTTGTGCTGTGGAAGCTGGACACTGGCCAGCCTTACAG ACTGTTCACGTGCTCCGACCCGACGCAGCGCCTTAAGATGCACTACAGGAAGCGCACCTCCATCAGGCCCGTCACGACGCCTTTCGACAAGACTCCGAAACGAGCTCTCGGTTTTCGCAAACCCAg CTTGGCAGCTCGCGGCAACGTGAACCCCCTGCAGGCGGTGCAGAAGGCGACGGCGCGACGCGTGTCCACTGTGTCGGTGCCGGTGCGCGCGCAGAGCATGCGCCGCCTCGCCGTGCAAGCCATGCTCTTTCTGGAAACACGCCAACAGCACCCTCGTGTCG CTTCCCTTTTGGTTTCCGTGGAGAACGGCGCAGTGCAGTGCTGGTCAGATCACTCGGCGGGCGGGTACCAGGGATCCTTCCAGGCCATCCACATGGCGGGCGATTATGTGTCATCGCTGGCGACCGACATAAACAATGAATTCGTCTTCACTGGTACCACCATGGGATACCTCAAAGTGTGGCTCTTGTCtaattattttgacaataaaaCG gtacatataaacaTGCCCCGGCTGCGCCTGATGTTCCCGTTCCTGTGGCGTGACCGCATCGAGGGTCGCGCCAAGCGCAGCACTCGCGACCAGCCCCAGCCGCTGCTGCTTAACAGCTACCGCGCACATCTGCGCTGCATCACCACTGTCGCTTGCTTCGACGAACTCAATCTCATCTGCAC CGGCAGTTCAGACTACAGTGTGCGCTTGTGGCGTATTTCTGGTGAGTACCTGCAGACGCTCGGCAGCTTCGTGCCGTGGACGTTGGAAGTTACACGTTTTCCACCTGATGTGAAAAAAATTGCTAGCTCTACCACCTTCAAG GTATTAAATGGTGGTGTGGTGTCACGTTACGTGCCTGGTCAGAAGGTGATAGACCTGTTAAGCGACATCACCAAGGAAGAACTGAAGCTAACGTATGGCGCGCCGCCTGATGAGCCACTGCTCGGACACCATTTCGTGATGCCCGATCGGCCAGAAGTGGAAAAACCCATCGAGCTTGACGTCTCAATGCCAAGA ATCCCAATGTACACGCACCTGCGCATGGCGTCGATACAGCCGATGCGGCGCCTGGCCACGCCCGAGCTGGTGCGCGAGACGAGGCTGCGCGAGGGCCTCGCCAGGAAGAGCCCGCCCGACGCCGTGCCCACCACGCACCTGCAGGTGCAACTGCCTCCAACCGTGAAAAAGTCTTAG
- the LOC110376876 gene encoding WD repeat-containing protein on Y chromosome has translation MANDSQIRSTMSMSSKSEGSLTAVTRAGPGWRNVALHDRCSMEDMLKLKEAFQQAFNNKLMANEFRNLLKTLLNVEYDDDQFKILFLKMNTSRTGEVDWDELVSHLILGYFGNDAENQRESLQPPIMGLPTILRSQHRHPISRICFCPDVEKDRSTDPMQGSYITASRDGMINWWSLDMNLLRTAYSSNPYLKVRTTWVTDMVCMPDVNIIVTSSTERDLRFYDCTAKTFTLKIVITSWEYMICTMFYHFSQDCDEKCMLICGDVGGNVRVLLFSPIQRGPFKNEAGRALKIFRHVDLQRQPQILPEMRLVELNRLHAEWVRQVSYYKSLHCVVSCATCPDALLMCDIHGSKTHNMFKVEKGIQCFEFDEEAHILVTGGPDSVVRVWNPFVPAKPSVTFIGHHAAVTCVVLQNKGQTIYSLSRDRTIKVWDVQGQVCIQTYIDIPAVVGERTPISAVYNSATREFILAAIKIAIVVLDEQLNPLHTDGFTHSRAVSKVLYNPLFKVILTCGMDSIIMNWNPVTGKRNVLIRDAHTRLLHGELIPVEITAACFDPGYQLLLTGARNGELKVWNFNTGLCLRTMSIAHMCEVTACFWVEGRILAVGWNRHVVEFEDSGMAMHGKSWEIRHTDDVLAAAVRPPLTIATASYNSELVLWKLETGQPYRRFSCTEPTLRIKMHFHKRESLKPTSSTPDRMADLKGKRLSVIRKPGMGTSRESVDPSAAIKKATARRVSTVSMPTRAQNMRHLAVHAMIFLHTRPQQMHVASLLLALENGTVQCWSDHSAGGYQGAFQAIHMAGDHVATMTTDINNEFLFTATTQGYVKVWLLSNYLSNTTTHINMPRLRLLFPFLWRDRIEGRAKRSTRDQPKPLLLNSYRAHLRSVTSIAYIDEMKLVFTGSSDYSVRVWRLTGEYLQTLGSFLPWTLEATRFPPDVQKVASFTTFKVWRGGYVSRYVPGQKEVDKLRDITDHELKHKTYGASPAEPLLGRYFTLPARPERQEPIVLDNSLPVIPLYAHLRMASTLPVRRPPTPELVRETRLKRGRVKKIHYGGAQDQSIDPTQAPTAPQTVPVPDPVSTRTSNT, from the exons atGGCTAACGACAGTCAGATTAGGTCCACGATGTCGATGTCTTCGAAGTCGGAGGGCAGCCTGACGGCGGTGACGCGCGCCGGCCCGGGCTGGCGCAACGTGGCGCTGCACGACCGCTGCAGCATGGAGGACATGCTGAAGCTCAAGGAAGCCTTCCAACAGGCCTTCAATAACAAGCTTATGGCCAACGAGTTCAGAAACCTTCTTAAGACTTTGTTGAATGTGGAGTACGACGATGATCAATTTAAGATTCTCTTTTTAAAG ATGAACACAAGTCGAACAGGCGAGGTAGACTGGGACGAGCTGGTGTCGCACCTGATCCTGGGCTACTTCGGCAACGATGCGGAGAACCAGCGGGAGTCGCTGCAGCCTCCTATCATGGGCTTGCCGACTATCTTGCGCTCACAGCACAGGCACCCCATTTCCCGGATATGTTTCTGCCCTGATGTTGAAAAA GACCGCAGCACGGACCCGATGCAAGGTTCGTACATAACGGCCAGTCGCGACGGCATGATCAACTGGTGGTCGCTCGACATGAATCTATTGCGGACTGCTTACTCTTCCAACC CGTATCTGAAGGTGCGCACGACGTGGGTGACGGACATGGTGTGCATGCCCGACGTGAACATCATCGTCACCAGCTCCACGGAGCGCGACCTGCGCTTCTACGACTGCACCGCCAAAACCTTCACCCTGAAAATTGTCATCACTAGCTGGGAGTATATG ATCTGTACGATGTTCTATCACTTCAGTCAGGATTGTGACGAAAAATGTATGTTGATTTGTGGTGACGTGGGCGGCAACGTGCGAGTGCTCCTGTTCTCCCCAATCCAGCGCGGACCCTTCAAAAATGAGGCTGGACGGGCGCTGAAGATATTCCGTCATGTAGATCTGCAGAGACAG CCCCAAATTTTGCCAGAAATGCGCTTAGTAGAGCTTAATCGCTTGCACGCGGAGTGGGTGCGTCAGGTTTCGTACTACAAGTCGCTGCACTGCGTGGTGTCGTGCGCCACGTGCCCCGACGCGCTGCTCATGTGCGACATACACGGCTCCAAGACGCACAACATGTTCAAAGTTGAAAAG gGGATTCAATGTTTTGAATTTGATGAGGAGGCACACATATTGGTAACGGGAGGTCCAGATAGCGTGGTCCGTGTGTGGAACCCGTTCGTGCCAGCTAAACCTAGCGTGACCTTTATCGGGCATCACGCAGCAGTCACCTGTGTCGTGCTGCAGAACAAGGGACAAACTATATACTCCTTGTCCAGAGACAGAACAATTAAGGTGTGGGATGTCCAGGGCCAAGTTTGTATTCAG ACCTACATCGACATTCCGGCAGTAGTTGGTGAGAGAACCCCAATTTCCGCGGTGTACAACTCAGCCACCCGCGAGTTCATCCTCGCTGCCATTAAGATAGCCATCGTGGTGCTGGACGAGCAGCTCAACCCGCTGCACACGGACGGGTTCACGCACTCCCGAGCTGTGTCCAAGGTCCTCTACAATCCGCTGTTTAAGGTTATCCTCACATGTGGCATGGATAGCATTATCATGAACTGGAACCCTGTTACTG GTAAACGCAACGTTTTGATCCGTGATGCGCACACGCGACTTTTGCATGGTGAGCTGATCCCGGTGGAAATCACTGCGGCCTGCTTCGACCCCGGCTACCAGTTGCTACTCACAGGAGCCAGGAACGGCGAACTCAAG GTGTGGAACTTCAACACGGGCTTGTGCTTGAGAACTATGAGTATCGCGCACATGTGCGAAGTTACCGCCTGCTTCTGGGTGGAGGGCAG gATCCTAGCAGTAGGTTGGAACCGCCACGTGGTTGAGTTCGAAGACTCCGGCATGGCGATGCATGGCAAGAGCTGGGAGATACGTCACACAGACGACGTGCTGGCGGCGGCGGTGCGGCCCCCGCTCACCATCGCCACGGCCAGCTACAACTCCGAGCTCGTGCTGTGGAAGCTGGAGACCGGCCAGCCTTACAG ACGGTTCTCGTGCACGGAGCCTACGCTTCGCATCAAAATGCACTTCCACAAGCGCGAGTCTCTCAAGCCGACCTCGAGTACTCCTGACAGGATGGCTGATCTTAAGGGAAAAAGACTTTCCGTCATTAGAAAACCTGG AATGGGAACCTCTCGCGAGAGCGTGGACCCATCGGCGGCGATCAAGAAGGCGACGGCGCGGCGCGTGTCTACCGTGTCGATGCCGACGCGCGCGCAGAACATGCGGCACCTAGCCGTGCACGCCATGATCTTCCTGCACACGCGGCCGCAGCAAATGCACGTCG CTTCCCTCCTACTCGCGCTGGAGAACGGCACAGTGCAATGCTGGTCAGACCACTCGGCGGGTGGATACCAAGGCGCTTTCCAGGCCATCCACATGGCAGGCGACCACGTAGCAACCATGACCACGGACATCAACAACGAGTTCCTCTTCACTGCTACCACACAGGGATATGTTAAAGTGTGGCTCCTGAGTAACTACCTCTCAAACACGACG ACGCATATAAACATGCCCCGGCTGCGCCTGTTGTTCCCGTTCCTGTGGCGTGACCGCATCGAGGGTCGCGCCAAGCGCAGCACTCGCGACCAGCCGAAGCCACTCTTACTGAACAGCTACCGTGCACATCTGCGCTCTGTCACCAGCATAGCTTATATCGACGAGATGAAACTTGTATTTAC TGGCAGTTCAGACTACAGCGTTCGAGTGTGGCGTCTGACCGGTGAATACCTGCAGACGCTGGGAAGCTTCCTGCCGTGGACTCTAGAGGCGACTCGCTTCCCCCCGGACGTGCAGAAAGTCGCCAGCTTCACGACGTTCAAG GTGTGGCGCGGCGGGTACGTGTCGCGCTACGTGCCGGGGCAGAAGGAGGTGGACAAGCTGCGCGACATCACCGACCACGAGCTCAAGCACAAGACGTACGGCGCCTCGCCTGCAGAGCCTCTGCTCGGACGATACTTCACGCTGCCAGCGCGTCCAGAGCGGCAAGAACCAATAGTCCTCGATAACTCCCTGCCCGTG ATCCCGCTGTACGCACACCTGCGCATGGCGTCGACGCTGCCGGTGCGGCGGCCGCCCACTCCCGAGCTGGTGCGCGAGACGCGGCTCAAACGCGGCAGGGTTAAGAAGATACACTACGGCGGTGCACAAGACCAGTCCATAGACCCGACGCAGGCGCCGACAGCGCCACAGACAGTGCCCGTTCCTGACCCAGTCTCAACCAGAACATCTAACACATAA